The Danio aesculapii chromosome 22, fDanAes4.1, whole genome shotgun sequence genomic sequence TTCAGGGTCACATATGTCATGTGAAATCAGATTTACTGAATAAAAAGTGTTGGTGTGGCTTTAACGGTTAcatatttgcatgcattttaaaacagGCCTTATCTGTGAGGACAAAAGTGCATATTTTTTGTTGATGAAAGACCAAGTAGTGTTCTTGTATGATATGCTAACTTGAAAACTATAACATGTAGTTTTCATGTAGGCTACTCGTATTGAGATATTTATTGTGATACTGCTATTAGATTTTCAAAGATTCAATGTTTCGCAATTTAGACACAGCACATGGGAACCAGAGGAGAATATCCTGGATGATCGACTCATAAAAGCCTTTGAGCAAAAGTGAGTGTCAATTTAGACTTTACTTTTACCTCCTATATCTTCATAATGTTATACAAATGTAAAGAATCAAAGTATTTTTTCAGTAAACTGGATATATGttccaactgtatatattttcaatGTAACGTCCAGGAAaggactgtttacattttttcttctctcttttaCTTTGCTGCTTTATGCTGTCAGTTACACTGATGGCTTTTTAAACAATACGTCTTGTGTTTTGCTGCTTTGGATTGTTATGGTTTAGACTTGAAACTAAAGTGATGTCATATTTTCCCTGGCTTAAATGGTGCTTTTATACAATTCATAGAGAGCGGGAGCAGGAACTTTACGGCCCAAAGAAACGTGGACCCAAACCAAAAAACTTTGTACTGAAGGTTTGAGATTTTCTTTCAAATGTATCCATTTTCTAaggttttaatacaagttgtttTGATTGATCTTCTCAGAACTTCCTATTTCAAAGTTAATCCCTTTTACTCACTTTTGTTTTCTGCCTGTCTAGGCACGGGCTCAATCAGGTGATCGACCTCGGAGCTCATATACTCGACGCACTCCACCTTGCACCACCGCTAAGCCTCCCACTGCTTTCTCCTCTGCAAGTTCAGCTGCTCCTCAGCCTTCATCATCCTCTTCCCACTCTACCGCTCCAACCCCTAGAGTGCACTCTCTGGCAGCTGCTCATAAATTGAAGAAAGACATACATCGTTGTCACATGATGTCTCGACGACCTTTGCCACGATCTGACCCTCTGGCCAACTCCACAGGATCCTCGTCTCGTCACCCCATTTCTCCATTTTCTGAAACTGTCCGCATTCTTAACCGCAGGGTCAAACCGAGGGAGGTTAAGCGAGGGCGCATAATCTTGAACCTAAAGGTTATTGACAAATCTGAAAATGGTGGAATGACCAGTAGAAGGACACCACAGTCATTTGCAGGGAGGGCGAAAATCCCGTCCCGAAATCGAATCATTGGGAAAAAGCATGGGGACATGCCTTACAGGCCGTTCCAGAACCCTATGAAGATGTTAGGCTTTCCGATGTATGGCCAACCTTTTGGGCTTAACCCCTCTGGAGGGGCGTCATCTATGGCCAATGAAGGGTCCAATATTGGAGCCAGTCTTGGAGGTGAAAGCAGGTGTGGTAGCCAATCTTCTGCGCAGAGGTTTCATTACCAGCCTACTCCTTCTCCATCCAACTGCAGTGGGTCTAATGGCAGCTCCCCGTCAACTCAGAAACAACTGACTCAAACTGAAGGTTCTACATCTTCCTCTAAATTGGCACCCGCAGATTCATCACACTCCCATGATACCTCCCAGCCTCACCCAAAGTCCAGATCGACACCATTCCTTCCTTCTTCACCCTCCTATTCATCCTCTCCATCATCATCTCAGGAAGATGAAGACCTGGGATCTGTGAAGTTCGCCACTCCTCGGGGCAGAAAACGGGAACTTCGTCATCAAACCCAGGTGGGTCGAGCTTTGGTCTCCCAGGTTAGTGACCAAACTTTTGCCTCACTTCCTGTTCCAAAAGAGGGAGACCCTGATTGGCATCCTGAAATGGCACCCAGCTCTGCCAATGTGGTTGTGACTGATGTCACCACAAACCTTCTCACAGTCACCATCAGGGAATTCTGCAATTCGGGAGCAGGTTCTGATCCCTCCTCCCCTTGCTAAGCTGACAACCCACTCTCTCCCACCACAACTGCCTATTGAAGGTTCCCCCAAAAGTCTCCTCCAAAAATATCTGCCCATATAATCCTTTAAGATCTTgccataatgataataatgcactCTAAAATAGTTgctattaatgaaattaaaatgtattttgattgAATTGAAATCTATTAAGATATTATTTAGAGGCAAGGGTGCTTTCCTTGACCTGTACCTGTTAAACAGCATGTTATGATGGTTTGTGGTACTTCATGATTTTCTTCCCCCTCTTTTTTTTCCCCAGTAATTGC encodes the following:
- the cbx6a gene encoding chromobox protein homolog 6a isoform X1 — translated: MELSVAGDRVFAAEAILKSRVRKGRIEYLVKWKGWALKHSTWEPEENILDDRLIKAFEQKEREQELYGPKKRGPKPKNFVLKARAQSGDRPRSSYTRRTPPCTTAKPPTAFSSASSAAPQPSSSSSHSTAPTPRVHSLAAAHKLKKDIHRCHMMSRRPLPRSDPLANSTGSSSRHPISPFSETVRILNRRVKPREVKRGRIILNLKVIDKSENGGMTSRRTPQSFAGRAKIPSRNRIIGKKHGDMPYRPFQNPMKMLGFPMYGQPFGLNPSGGASSMANEGSNIGASLGGESRCGSQSSAQRFHYQPTPSPSNCSGSNGSSPSTQKQLTQTEGSTSSSKLAPADSSHSHDTSQPHPKSRSTPFLPSSPSYSSSPSSSQEDEDLGSVKFATPRGRKRELRHQTQVGRALVSQVSDQTFASLPVPKEGDPDWHPEMAPSSANVVVTDVTTNLLTVTIREFCNSGAGSDPSSPC
- the cbx6a gene encoding chromobox protein homolog 6a isoform X2; its protein translation is MELSVAGDRVFAAEAILKSRVRKGRIEYLVKWKGWALKHSTWEPEENILDDRLIKAFEQKEREQELYGPKKRGPKPKNFVLKARAQSGDRPRSSYTRRTPPCTTAKPPTAFSSASSAAPQPSSSSSHSTAPTPRVHSLAAAHKLKKDIHRCHMMSRRPLPRSDPLANSTGSSSRHPISPFSETVRILNRRVKPREVKRGRIILNLKVIDKSENGGMTSRRTPQSFAGRAKIPSRNRIIGKKHGDMPYRPFQNPMKMLGFPMYGQPFGLNPSGGASSMANEGSNIGASLGGESRCGSQSSAQRFHYQPTPSPSNCSGSNGSSPSTQKQLTQTEGSTSSSKLAPADSSHSHDTSQPHPKSRSTPFLPSSPSYSSSPSSSQEDEDLGSVKFATPRGRKRELRHQTQ